The nucleotide sequence TGTCGTCGTAAATGTCCTTGATCGCGGCGCACAGCTCGTCGGTACTGACCGTAATGACTTCATCGACATGGTCTTTGCAGATATCGAAGGTGTGCTCGCCAATCTGCGCCACCGCCACACCGTCGGCAAACAGCCCGACCTGGGGCAGCACCACCCGCTCACCGGCGGCCAAGGCCTGTTGCAGGCAGTTGGAATCATCCGGTTCGACGCCGATGACCCGGGTTTCCGGACGCAGGTACTTGATGTAGGCCGCCACCCCAGCGATCAGCCCACCACCGCCCACCGGCACAAAGATAGCGTCCAAAGGCCCCTGATGCTGACTGAGGATCTCCATGGCCACCGTGCCCTGCCCGGCGATCACGTCCGGGTCGTCATAGGGATGGACGTAGACGTAGCCCTTTTCCTCGACCAGTTTCAGCGAGTGCGCCAGCGCCTCGGGGAAAGCATCACCGTGCAGCACGACCTTGCCGCCACGGGCGCGTACGCCCTGAACCTTCAGCTCCGGTGTGGTACGCGGCATGACGATGGTGGCTTTGATCCCCAATTCGCGCGCTGCCAGCGCCAGGCCCTGGGCATGGTTGCCGGCCGATGCGGTAACCACACCGCGCGCCAGTTCCTCGGCAGAAAGCTGCGCCAGCTTGTTGTAAGCGCCGCGAATCTTGAAGGAAAACACCGGCTGCAGATCCTCGCGCTTGAGCAGAACCTGGTTACCGAGACGCTCGGAGAGCTGGCGAGCGGGCTGCAGCGGAGTTTCCACGGCCACGTCGTAGACGCGCGAGGTGAGGATCTTCTTGACGTACTGTTCGAGCATGATGGGTATCTTGGCGGGGCTTGCGAAGACCGCCGAGTCTACTCCCACGACACCCCGCCGACCACCGGCAATCGGCCAGCGGACAAGACCGACACGTCCGGCACCGGTATACTTTGACCCCCTCGAATTCCCGCCCCGGACTCCAGCCATGACCCAGGACCAACTCAAGCAGGCCGTCGCCCAGGCCGCCGTAGACCTTATCGTCCCGCAACTCAACGACCGCAGCATCGTCGGCGTCGGCACTGGCTCGACCGCCAACTTCTTTATCGACCTGCTGGCCAAGCACAAGGGTTTCTTCGACGGCGCCGTGGCCAGTTCCGACAGCACGGCCGAGCGCTTGAAGCAGCACGGCATTCCGGTCTACGACCTGAACAACGTGCACGATCTGGAGTTCTACGTGGACGGCGCCGACGAGGCCAACGGCCATCTGGAGCTGATCAAGGGCGGCGGCGCGGCACTGACTCGCGAGAAGATCGTCGCAGCAGTGGCACGAACCTTCATCTGCATCGCAGACGCCAGCAAGCTGGTCGAACGTCTCGGCACCTTTCCGCTGCCGGTGGAAGTCATCCCCATGGCCCGCAGCCACGTCGCCCGTGAGCTGGTGAAGCTGGGCGGCGATCCGGTGTACCGCGAGGGCGTGGTGACCGACAACGGCAACGTGATTCTCGACGTACACAACCTGATGATCGGCTTCGCCCCCGATGTCGAGGCGCAGATCAACAATATCGTCGGTGTGGTCAGCAACGGCCTGTTCGCCGCGCGCCCGGCGGATGTGCTGCTGTTGGGCACCAAGGATGGCGTACAGACACTCAAGCGTTAACGCCTGAATGACCGGAAAGCCGGACGAGAGAACCTATCGCTTATCGTCCGGCGCTCTCCGTACTCACTTCTGCAACAACCTCAGGCCGTTGAACACCACCAGCAGGCTCACACCCATGTCGGCAAATACCGCCATCCACATGGTTGCCTCGCCGGCCAGGGCCATGCCCAGAAACAACGCCTTGATACCCAGCGCCAGCGCGATGTTCTGTTTGAGGATGCTCGCGGTCTGCCGTGACAGGCGAACAAACGCCGGAATCTTGCGCAAGTCGTCGTCCATCAGCGCGACATCCGCTGTTTCGATGGCCGTGTCGGTGCCGGCTGCGCCCATGGCGAAGCCAATCTGCGCCTTGGCCAGCGCCGGCGCATCGTTGATGCCATCACCGACCATGCCGACCATCTGGCCCTGTACCTGACGCGCTTCGATCCACCCCAGCTTGTCGGCCGGCAGCAAATTCCCCTGCGCCTCGGCGACTCCCACCTGCTCGGCAATGACTGCCGCGGTGTGGGCGTTATCACCCGTTAGCATGCAGGTACGAATACCCAGCTGCTGCAGTTCGGCCAGTGCCTCACGACTGCTTTGGCGCACCGTGTCGGCAACGGCGAACAGCATCAGCGCACGCTGCTCATCGCATAGCACCACCGCCGTCTTGCCCTGACGCTCCAGCGCTTCCAGGCGCTCTTCCAGCGGCGCAGAACACAGCCCCAGATCCTCGACCAACCGATGATTGCCCAGGTAGAGCAGCCTGCCGGTAACCCGGCCCTGGCTGCCGCGCCCGGGCAGCGCAGTAAAATCATCCACCTCCAGAAGCGCCAGACCCTGCTCTTCGGCGTGGCGGGCCAGCGCTCTGGATACCGGATGGTCAGAGCGCGCCGCCAGGCTTGCCGCCCAGCCAGCATGGGTTGGTTCGTCATCGCCAAACAGGTTCAGGCTGTCGGTCTGCACCGGTTTGCCGTGGGTCAGGGTGCCGGTCTTGTCCAGCGCCAAGACCTGCAGATGGCGCCCGTTTTCCAGGTACACGCCACCCTTGATCAAGATGCCCCGGCGCGCCGCTGCCGCCAGGCCGCTGACCACCGTCACCGGCGTGGAAATCACCAGCGCGCAGGGGCAGGCCACCACCAGCAACACCAGGGCACGGTAAATCCAGTCGAACCAGGCGCCGCCCAGCAGCAGAGGTGGCAGCACGGCAACCAGCAGGGCGAAGAGGAACACCAATGGTGTATAGATACGCGAAAACCGATCGACAAAGCGCTGTGTCGGTGCCCGGGAGCCCTGGGCCTCTTCTACGGCATGGATAATCCGCGCCAGAGTGGTATCACGCGCCGCCGCCGACACGCGAAACTCCAGCGAGCCCGCTTCATTGATGGTGCCGGCAAAAACCTGATCGCCGATGCGCTTCTCCACCGGCAGGCTTTCACCGGTGATAGGTGCCTGGTTGACCGTTGAGCTTCCGGAAATCACCTCGCCGTCCAGGCCGATACGCTCGCCAGGCCGCACGCGCACCACATCGCCCGGATTGACGGACTGCACGTCCAGCTCCAGCCAGCGGCCATCGGCCTGCATCACCGTCGCCTGGGGTGGCGCCAGATCCATCAGGCCACGTATGGCGTTGCGTGCCCGATCCAGCGAGCGCGCTTCAATCAGCTCGGCAAGCGTGAACAGAACCATCACCATGGCCGCTTCCGGCCACTGGCCGATCAGCACCGCGCCAGTCACGGCAATGCTCATCAGGGCATTGATATTGAGGTTGCGATTTTTCAGGGCAATCCAGCCCTTCTTGTAGGTGTTCAAGCCGCAGAGCAGGATCGCCAGCAGGGCCAGGCCGGCCACCAGCCACTGCGGCCCTGCCCCACTGAAGTGGACGATCTCCGCGGCTAGCGCTGCTGCCCCGGACAAGGCCAACGGCCACCAGTGCTTTTTCGTCGAGAGCTGTTCGGGGCCGGTTTGCGGTGCGGCTTCGTCTTCCACCACCGGGGTGAATCCCAGCTTCTCGATGACCAAGATCACCCGCTCCAGCGCACCCTCTTCATGGCTGACGCTCAGCACCCGCTGCAACAGATTGAACTGCAGCTCGCCAACGCCGGGTACACCCGCCAGCGCATCACGAATCAGGCGCTCCTCGGTGGGGCAGTCCATCTGTTCGATACGAATGCGCGTGCTACCTGGCGCCAGAACCCGGGCGGTCGATACCGCCGGTTCGTGGTCATGCTCATGGCCACAGCAACTTTTCATGGAGACCTCGCAGGAGTAACGAATGCCTGTTGCGCAGTACACACCCTGAATCCCCTGTCACCATAGGGTCAAGCTCCGCGCAGAAGCCTGCGATGAATTGGTGAACTGGCCGGCTACTCCACCCCGCAGCACTTCGCTCGGGAGCTGCCTGGCTGGGCGGCAACCCGGTCTACCACGGGCACCCGGACGGCATGCAGACGCTCACGCTGAAGCGCAGCGGCATGCCGAATTGCAGCTACGCTTGTTGATACTGCACCGACCCCGGCGCAGGTCATGACAGGAGCATCGCCATGTCCGGCAAGTTTCATCTGAAGAAAGGCAACAACGGCCAGTTTCATTTCAACCTGCTGGCGAGCAACGGCCAGGTCATTCTCTCCAGCGAGCAGTACAAGGCCCATGCCTCGGCCATCAACGGCATCGACTCGGTACGCAAGAACGCCTCGCGCGAAGGCGCGTTCGAGATACGTGAATCAAGCAGCGGCAAACCCTACTTCGTGCTCAAGGCGACCAACGGACAGGTCATCGGCCAGAGCCAGATGTACGCCAGCCTGAGCAGTGCGGAAAAAGGCTGCGAATCGGTACGCAACCACGCCCCGGGGGCAAGCCTGCTGGACGAAAGCACTGCAGCGACCACCTGAACCTGAAGAGCGGCACGGCCCGACCTCCAGCCTTTAGCGGGCCGTCCGCTTGAATACATAGAAGCGGTTGGGCTCACCGACCACGTAGATGTTGCCCCGCCCATCCATCGCCACGCCCTCGGCCTGATTGATCCCCTGAACCAGGCCATTCAAGTCGCCAAACAGCGCCATGAAGCTGCGCGGCTTACCTTGCAGATCAAGCTCCACCAGCAGGCGAGACTCGTCCGAGAGCATCAGGGTATGGCCGCTCACGGGGTCGAAGGCCAACGAGGAAATATCACGCACCACCAGCGGCTGCCTTGGCAGTGCTTCAAGCACGCCAAAGTCGCCGTCTTCACCAGGAAACGGCAGTTCGAACAGCCCTTGCGGGTCACGCTCCTTGGCCAGCAGCAGGCGTTGCGTATGGGGGTTCCAGGCCAAGCCTTCGAAACCCTTGTTGCCCGCATCGGCAAAGCCCAGGTCATGCACGACCAGATCGTCCAGATCGATGCTGTCCACGCCCGGCTCGGGATTCACCAGCGCCACCAGTCGTCGACGCTCGTCAACCACAGCCAGGCGCCCATCGCCAATGGCCTCGACGGCCTCGGGATCGGAAAAACCGTTCAGCCGTATGCGTCGCAACACCAGGCCCGCCGGGGTGAATTCGACCAGCTGCGGGTTCTGCCCGGTGACGGTCCACAGCGTGCCCGTCAGCGGGTTCCAGGTCAGGCCCGAGGTTTCATCCTCTTCCAGCCCAGCCAGGGTCGTCTCCAGTACCAACTCGTAGTCAGGCAGCCAGATACTGGCCGCGCGCTGCTCAGCACCCACGTGCTTCTCGGCCCAGTACAACCGCAGCTGGTCATCCCAGTGCAGCTGATGACCAGTAATCAGAAAAGCGGCCAGGGCCAGCAACAAGCAGGAATTGAGGATCAGCCGCCAGCGCGGCGTGCGAGTGGCAATGGGGGGCATGGACAAGGTTCCAGCGAAAGGACGCGCATTACAGCACGGCAGCCATCAGCAGGAAACGCAAAGCGGCGGGATTGCCCCGCCGCTACGGCTCAGAGTACGCGGCTTTCGAAGCTCGACAGCCCGACCAGCTCCAGCGTCAGCGTATCGCCCGAAGCCAGCGGACCCACACCGGCTGGCGTGCCCGTCAGCACCACGTCACCCGGCTGCAGACTGAAGTGGCCGGCGATATGCTGCAGCAGCGGCAGGATGGCGTTGAGCATCTGGCTGCTGTTGCCGTCCTGGCGCAGCTCGCCGTTGATGCTCAGACGGATGCCGATATCGGTCAGGTCTTCCACCGTGCTGGAATGCACGAAGGGCGCCAGAACGCAGGCCCCGTCGAAGCTCTTGGCGACTTCCCACGGGTGGCCCTTTTCCTTGAGCTGCGCCTGCACGTCACGCAGGGTCAGATCCAGTGCCGGGGCGAAACCGGAAATGGCATCGCGGACTTCTTCCTCGTTGGGCCGGCGCGACAGCGGCTTGCCGATCAACACGGCAATCTCCGCCTCGTAGTGCACCGCTCCACGGTCGGCAGGAATAGCGAAGCCACCATCGAGATCCGTTGCGCAGCTGCCGGGCTTGATGAACAGAAGCGGTTCGGTGGGCACCGGATTGTTCAGTTCCTTGGCATGTTCGGCGTAGTTGCGACCGACGCAAACCACCTTGCCCAGGGGAAAGTGGATCGGCGTGCCATCGGTGTATTGATGCTTGTAGGTCATGGGTGATCCTTAATCCGTGGGGCGGTTATCCCGCCGATGCCCTAGGCGGGTAACACCCGCCGTGCTTCAAACCGCGAATATCTTGCCAGGGTTCATGATGCCATTGGGGTCGAACGCCGCCTTGACCGCCTTCATGTACTCGATTTCCGCAGCCGAGCGGCTGTACTCGAGGTAATCACGCTTGGTCATGCCGACGCCGTGTTCGGCGGAGATCGAACCGTTGTACTTCTCGACGGTTTCGAACACCCACTTGTTCACCGAAGCGCATTTTTCGAAGAACTCGTCCTTGGACAGCGCTTCCGGCTTGAGGATGTTCAGGTGCAGGTTGCCGTCGCCGATATGGCCGTACCAGAGCACCTCGAAATCCGGGTAGTTCTGGCTGACGATGGCATCGATGTCGGCCAGGAAGGCCGGCACTTTGCTCACGGTCACCGAGATGTCGTTCTTGTATGGCGTCCAGTGGCTGATGGTTTCGGAGATGTATTCGCGCAGTTTCCAGAGGTTCTGCAGTTGCTGCTCGCTCTGGCTCATCACGCCATCGATCACCCAGCCTTCGTTGACGCAATGCTCGAAGGTCGCCAGGGCCTGGTCGGCACGCTCCTCGGTGGTGGCCTCGAACTCCAGCAGCGCGTAGAAGGGCGCGCGGGTTTCGAACGGCGCGGGTACGTCGCCGCGGCCGAGGATCTTGTCCAGGCACTTGTCGGAGAAGAACTCGAAGGCGGTCAGGTCCAGCTTGTCCTGGAAGGCGTGCAGTACCGGCATGATCGAGTCGAAATCCGGCGTGCCCAGCACCATCGCGGTGAGGTTGGTCGGTTGGCGCTCCAGGCGCATGGTGGCCTCGACCACGAAGCCCAGGGTGCCCTCGGCGCCGATGAACAGCTGGCGCAGGTCATAGCCGGTGGCGTTCTTGATCAGGTCCTTGTTCAGCTCCAGCAGGTCGCCCTTGCCGGTGACGACCTTCATGCCCGCCACCCAGTTGCGGGTCATGCCGTAGCGGATCACCTTGATGCCGCCGGCGTTGGTGCCGATGTTGCCGCCAATCTGGCTGGAGCCGGCAGAGGCGAAGTCCACGGGGTAGTACAGGCCCTTGTCCTCGGCGAACTGCTGCAGCTGCGCGGTGACCACCCCGGGCTGGCAGACCACGGTGCGGTCGGTGGCATTGAAGTCGAGGATCTGGTTCATGTTGTCGAAGGACACCACCACCTCGCCGTTGGCCGCGACAGCCGCGGCGGACAGCCCGGTACGGCCGCCGGACGGCACCAGGGCGACCTTGTGGGTGTTGGCCCAGCGCACAATGGCCTGGACCTGCTCGACGGTCTTGGGGAAGACGATGGCCGACGGCGCCGGAGCGAAATGCTTGGTCCAATCCTTGCCGTAGGCGGCCAGCGATTCGGCGTCGGTCAGGACCTTGCCGGGCTCGACCAGGGTTTTCAGCTCTTCGATCAGGACGGGATCGGTCATCACAGGAACTCTCATACGATTCATGGTCACCCTGAGCACGCTTCAGCTCGGGGGATGGGTCTTTCAGGGGGCTCGTATGCTAGCATACGAGCCCCTTTGAAACGTGCCTCGGCAGACTCCCGAACCGGCATTATCCGGTCGGCCGGCCTTCGCTGGACACTCGTCATAACCTCCGGCCCTAAAGGTTTAAACACAGATGAGCCAGACCTCTCTCGACAAGAGCAAGATCAAGTTCCTTCTCCTTGAAGGTGTCCACCAGAACGCCATCGACACCCTGAAGGCCGCCGGTTACTCCAACATCGAATACCTCAAGACCGCGCTCTCCGGCGACGAGCTGAAGGCAAAGATCGCGGATGCCCACTTCATCGGCATCCGCTCGCGCACCCAGCTCACCGAGGAAGTGTTCGATGCGGCGAAGAAGCTGATCGCTGTCGGCTGCTTCTGCATCGGCACCAACCAGGTCGACCTCAATGCCGCCCGCGAGCGCGGTATCGCCGTGTTCAACGCGCCCTACTCCAACACCCGTTCGGTAGCCGAGCTGGTGCTGGCCGAGGCCATCCTGCTGCTGCGCGGCATCCCCGAGAAGAACGCCTCCTGCCACCGCGGCGGCTGGATCAAGTCTGCAGCCAACTCCTTCGAGATCCGCGGCAAGAAGCTCGGCATCATCGGTTATGGCTCCATCGGCACCCAGCTGTCGGTGCTGGCCGAGTCCCTGGGCATGCAGGTCTACTTCTATGACGTGGTGACCAAGCTGCCGCTGGGCAATGCCACCCAGGTCGGCTCGCTGTACGAGCTGCTGGGCATGTGCGACATCGTTTCCCTGCACGTGCCGGAGCTGCCGTCCACCCAGTGGATGATCGGCGAGAAGGAAATCCGCGCCATGAAGAAGGGCGGCATCCTGATCAACGCCGCTCGCGGTACCGTGGTCGAGCTGGATCACCTGGCCGCCGCCATCAAGGACGAGCACCTGATCGGCGCCGCCATCGACGTGTTCCCGGTGGAGCCGCGCTCCAACGATGAAGAGTTCGAAAGCCCGCTGCGTGGCCTGGACCGCGTGATCCTGACGCCGCACATCGGTGGTTCTACCGCCGAAGCGCAGGCCAATATCGGCCTGGAAGTGGCAGAGAAGTTGGTCAAGTACAGCGACAACGGCACCTCGGTGTCATCGGTCAACTTCCCTGAAGTGGCCCTGCCGTCTCATCCCGACAAGCACCGCCTGCTGCACATCCACCAGAACATCCCTGGTGTGATGAGCGAGATCAACAAGGTCTTCGCCGACAACGGCATCAACATCGCCGGTCAGTTCCTGCAGACCAACGAGAAGGTCGGTTACGTGGTGATCGACGTCGACAAGCAGTACTCCGAGCTGGCGCTGGAGAAGCTGCAGAAGGTCAACGGCACCATCCGCAGCCGCGTCCTGTTCTGATCGGCAGGTGATGACCAAAGGGAGGCTACGGCCTCCCTTTTTTGTGCTCAGTCAAAAGCCCAGCTCGCCGGCAGAGCACGGCCGCTGGTTTTCTCCAGGTTGTCGGTCTCTGGCCGCTGCTGCCGCTGCGGTCGTGGCTGGACCGGCTCGAGCGGCGGTACTTCAGGAGGGGCGTCCAGCGTAGGCGGGCGCGGCTCGCGCTCGTCAGGCGAGTCGATGATGTCCTGACGTGGCTCGCGGTTGTCCAGCGGATGCTCGCGGCTTTTCTCCGGTAGCGTTGGTCCGGTACCAGTTGCCAGCGCCGGAGCAGCGGCTACCAGGGTTGCGGTGAAGATCAGCGTACGCAGGTCCATGGCTCACTCCTGAAGTGATACCTGGTTTGGCAACCTCCTGCAGCATGAGTTTCAACGGTACGGGCAAGCATGGCCGCCAAAGCAAAAGCCCCGGTCGAGGCCGGGGCTTTGCTTCAAGCAACGCTGGTCTCAACATCAGTTACCTGCGCCACCCGCTCCGCCTGCACCACCTGCTCCGCCTGCACCACCACCGGTGCCGGTGCCAGTACCCATACCGCCGGTGCCAGTACCGGTCCCCATGCCGTCAGTACCAGTACCGGTACCAACGCCAGTGCCAGTGCCAGTGCCAGTGCCAGTGCCAGTGCCAGTGCCAGTGCCAGTGTCGGCATCAACGCCGGTGCCGGTGTTCATGCCCGGGCTGGCCGGCATGCCCGAA is from Pseudomonas saudiphocaensis and encodes:
- a CDS encoding SdiA-regulated domain-containing protein; its protein translation is MPPIATRTPRWRLILNSCLLLALAAFLITGHQLHWDDQLRLYWAEKHVGAEQRAASIWLPDYELVLETTLAGLEEDETSGLTWNPLTGTLWTVTGQNPQLVEFTPAGLVLRRIRLNGFSDPEAVEAIGDGRLAVVDERRRLVALVNPEPGVDSIDLDDLVVHDLGFADAGNKGFEGLAWNPHTQRLLLAKERDPQGLFELPFPGEDGDFGVLEALPRQPLVVRDISSLAFDPVSGHTLMLSDESRLLVELDLQGKPRSFMALFGDLNGLVQGINQAEGVAMDGRGNIYVVGEPNRFYVFKRTAR
- the rpiA gene encoding ribose-5-phosphate isomerase RpiA, which codes for MTQDQLKQAVAQAAVDLIVPQLNDRSIVGVGTGSTANFFIDLLAKHKGFFDGAVASSDSTAERLKQHGIPVYDLNNVHDLEFYVDGADEANGHLELIKGGGAALTREKIVAAVARTFICIADASKLVERLGTFPLPVEVIPMARSHVARELVKLGGDPVYREGVVTDNGNVILDVHNLMIGFAPDVEAQINNIVGVVSNGLFAARPADVLLLGTKDGVQTLKR
- a CDS encoding heavy metal translocating P-type ATPase, whose protein sequence is MKSCCGHEHDHEPAVSTARVLAPGSTRIRIEQMDCPTEERLIRDALAGVPGVGELQFNLLQRVLSVSHEEGALERVILVIEKLGFTPVVEDEAAPQTGPEQLSTKKHWWPLALSGAAALAAEIVHFSGAGPQWLVAGLALLAILLCGLNTYKKGWIALKNRNLNINALMSIAVTGAVLIGQWPEAAMVMVLFTLAELIEARSLDRARNAIRGLMDLAPPQATVMQADGRWLELDVQSVNPGDVVRVRPGERIGLDGEVISGSSTVNQAPITGESLPVEKRIGDQVFAGTINEAGSLEFRVSAAARDTTLARIIHAVEEAQGSRAPTQRFVDRFSRIYTPLVFLFALLVAVLPPLLLGGAWFDWIYRALVLLVVACPCALVISTPVTVVSGLAAAARRGILIKGGVYLENGRHLQVLALDKTGTLTHGKPVQTDSLNLFGDDEPTHAGWAASLAARSDHPVSRALARHAEEQGLALLEVDDFTALPGRGSQGRVTGRLLYLGNHRLVEDLGLCSAPLEERLEALERQGKTAVVLCDEQRALMLFAVADTVRQSSREALAELQQLGIRTCMLTGDNAHTAAVIAEQVGVAEAQGNLLPADKLGWIEARQVQGQMVGMVGDGINDAPALAKAQIGFAMGAAGTDTAIETADVALMDDDLRKIPAFVRLSRQTASILKQNIALALGIKALFLGMALAGEATMWMAVFADMGVSLLVVFNGLRLLQK
- a CDS encoding FAD-binding oxidoreductase, whose amino-acid sequence is MTDPVLIEELKTLVEPGKVLTDAESLAAYGKDWTKHFAPAPSAIVFPKTVEQVQAIVRWANTHKVALVPSGGRTGLSAAAVAANGEVVVSFDNMNQILDFNATDRTVVCQPGVVTAQLQQFAEDKGLYYPVDFASAGSSQIGGNIGTNAGGIKVIRYGMTRNWVAGMKVVTGKGDLLELNKDLIKNATGYDLRQLFIGAEGTLGFVVEATMRLERQPTNLTAMVLGTPDFDSIMPVLHAFQDKLDLTAFEFFSDKCLDKILGRGDVPAPFETRAPFYALLEFEATTEERADQALATFEHCVNEGWVIDGVMSQSEQQLQNLWKLREYISETISHWTPYKNDISVTVSKVPAFLADIDAIVSQNYPDFEVLWYGHIGDGNLHLNILKPEALSKDEFFEKCASVNKWVFETVEKYNGSISAEHGVGMTKRDYLEYSRSAAEIEYMKAVKAAFDPNGIMNPGKIFAV
- the serA gene encoding phosphoglycerate dehydrogenase → MSQTSLDKSKIKFLLLEGVHQNAIDTLKAAGYSNIEYLKTALSGDELKAKIADAHFIGIRSRTQLTEEVFDAAKKLIAVGCFCIGTNQVDLNAARERGIAVFNAPYSNTRSVAELVLAEAILLLRGIPEKNASCHRGGWIKSAANSFEIRGKKLGIIGYGSIGTQLSVLAESLGMQVYFYDVVTKLPLGNATQVGSLYELLGMCDIVSLHVPELPSTQWMIGEKEIRAMKKGGILINAARGTVVELDHLAAAIKDEHLIGAAIDVFPVEPRSNDEEFESPLRGLDRVILTPHIGGSTAEAQANIGLEVAEKLVKYSDNGTSVSSVNFPEVALPSHPDKHRLLHIHQNIPGVMSEINKVFADNGINIAGQFLQTNEKVGYVVIDVDKQYSELALEKLQKVNGTIRSRVLF
- a CDS encoding fumarylacetoacetate hydrolase family protein — translated: MTYKHQYTDGTPIHFPLGKVVCVGRNYAEHAKELNNPVPTEPLLFIKPGSCATDLDGGFAIPADRGAVHYEAEIAVLIGKPLSRRPNEEEVRDAISGFAPALDLTLRDVQAQLKEKGHPWEVAKSFDGACVLAPFVHSSTVEDLTDIGIRLSINGELRQDGNSSQMLNAILPLLQHIAGHFSLQPGDVVLTGTPAGVGPLASGDTLTLELVGLSSFESRVL
- a CDS encoding YegP family protein; translated protein: MSGKFHLKKGNNGQFHFNLLASNGQVILSSEQYKAHASAINGIDSVRKNASREGAFEIRESSSGKPYFVLKATNGQVIGQSQMYASLSSAEKGCESVRNHAPGASLLDESTAATT
- the ilvA gene encoding threonine ammonia-lyase, biosynthetic — encoded protein: MLEQYVKKILTSRVYDVAVETPLQPARQLSERLGNQVLLKREDLQPVFSFKIRGAYNKLAQLSAEELARGVVTASAGNHAQGLALAARELGIKATIVMPRTTPELKVQGVRARGGKVVLHGDAFPEALAHSLKLVEEKGYVYVHPYDDPDVIAGQGTVAMEILSQHQGPLDAIFVPVGGGGLIAGVAAYIKYLRPETRVIGVEPDDSNCLQQALAAGERVVLPQVGLFADGVAVAQIGEHTFDICKDHVDEVITVSTDELCAAIKDIYDDTRSITEPAGALAVAGIKKYVERDGVTNQVLVGIDSGANINFDRLRHVAERSELGEKREAIIAVTIPEQPGSFKAFCAAIGRRQITEFNYRYHQNGSAHIFVGVQTHPENDPREALVEGLREKGFPVHDLTENELAKLHIRHMVGGHAAGVSDEMVLRFEFPERPGALFNFLNNLGGRWNISMFHYRNHGAADGRVVAGLQVPAEERHLLPAALDKIGYRYWDETDNPAYQLFLG